The Gossypium hirsutum isolate 1008001.06 chromosome D06, Gossypium_hirsutum_v2.1, whole genome shotgun sequence genome contains the following window.
atgccaggtCTTGTTCACCTCTAGGTAATTCGATGACAAAGCGTGGTGTctgcttctgaattgatttcagacCTTAGTTATCGTGCTATCAtttaagttcaatgcattttccaataccatcctcTTTGAAATTCTGTATCGGTATAGGATGACCTTGATCCATGAAGTAGCCTCTCAAAAAAtaaagcaatgcccattagaagtcttcgataatggtgatgtccatgccccattttgctcaaaatttgagtcgcccttttcgagttttcaactcaaatccacctttggtcaaagcgccctttgcgagttttcgccttgacctctcatttttcttctttttcttttattttttattttaatttttctttttattttttttttgcttttgattttgattttgattttttgattttttttgaattggatCTGAACCCATAGGATTAAGCAAGTCATTGTTATCCCTTTTCGAAGAATTTTCCTTGAtatagagccttttggggcgcCACTACGAcagaaaccactattctgactacgcctagaatcgggctgttacacttaaTCAGGATAAAATCCCACAGAACTTGAAGAAATGGAagctcgacttcaaatgggcaaagctatgctgactcaatgagagaggcattgccccggcaaagaattgcatcgttcgcactgcaaatttctgacatcgtgctgttgtgtAGGTTTCATTATAAGAATCGAGGCataccctggtatgatcatacaaagacatctttgaactctagaggtaactcaacaaggtcttgcttcgtctctgtggtcaggtcaattctagtcttcacaaagctcacaatttctaatgattccttgagaggtaggatttgtttatcctcttgttctaccatcctcaacaagtttggAGATAATCTACGATCTATGTCATTTCCAAAGTCATTAGATCcgtctaaacacatgtctcgctcaagtGGAAAATCTGAGTTTGCAGCAGTttcattcatgtcattgatatctgaggactcataataagtaccaaagaatatacaaaagaatgtataaatttgtgaataattatttatacaatatgattatgaatgaatgaatgatgtggaagaaaatccaaaagaatgaaataatcaaaaataattattcaaaaagaatgaaagaatattggctcaaaaaggaatgcaaagatgtattttattagaataataacgttcagacattAACCTATTTCCCAAAGGAATTTCTATCgctttaggctaaaaacaacaaaaatgttctgaacattactctaaataagctctgaTAACCATAGAGATTTCTTCCGCAAGctaattgcttagaacactccagATTTATAAGGGTGGGTATCTAACAAGGTCCTTTTTCCTTTGCGTCTTcatatatggcattgatgtgaatgCTTCCCAACACTTCTTCATACATTGCATTCATCCCATTGTCAATATGATTGGGTAGATGGCTTTCTGCACTAGATGAGTCACCCAACTTAACAATACCCATGTTGTGGGAGAGAAGAAACTTGCCTAAAAACCATGTACAAAGATGACAATCTTTAAATCACGGCCACTTTGCGCAGCACTTGCACTTGATAGCTTTTTCACAGCTTCAGAACTAGGAACAGTGCTTGTGGTAATTGAATCTATTATGTCCAAGTTCCTCATGTACAAGTTATCACTAGAAGTATGTTGAGGTGCATTCATTACATGCTCTATAATTACAATAGGAATTCCTGAAGGATCTCTAAATATATGCATGTCTTGGATTGATCGGTTGTTCATCTGTGTGCAAACAATCATTACCGGTAAACTAAGGCATAtgtaaataaaaacaataagtaTTAAATATAAGGACTTACCCTCATTTGTGCAATACTTTGCCGATGAAGCTCAGCCCGCATAGCTGCCATCTGTGCAGGCTGCATTCCACAAGAtgaatttgaaattgaaaaaaattattgttgttcATAGCCGATTATGTCAGccaagaaataaaaacataaatgagTAATTACATCATCTGTTAATTTCCACAAACTTGAACCCCTCTTATGCACGATTTGGTGGGAAGACTCATCAAAACTGCCATTTATGTAACGATGAGGCATGTCAACTTTGGAGTACACCATCCATATTAACCATTCAGCTCTTCGATCTTTAGCCCATTCATCACGAAGGAAGTCCAATATCCGTATCTTACTATCCCTGGAAAGAGACTTAAGTTTTAATAAGAGGGATACTGAGCATAACAAGCCTACATTTAGGGGAGAAAATGTTTAACAGCAAGAACAGGAAGTGAAGATGTATGTGCTATCCTATGGAAATTCAGGAAAGTGTTCCATAAATAAAACACTTGATCACccgataaattaaatattttaagtacATCATCATTCGATAAATCATGGAGCAATCTATCACTTAGAAACTCTAATATGCCATTTACTCTCTGTTAAGAGACAAAggtgttataattttaatttattaaaataaaaaaataagaataagagtACACTATTCGATAACATAAAGCAAGGACCTCAAGACCATTTTGTGGCTTGCCTTGTGCTGAATCGTCAGCATCAGCAGCAGCCGGTTCTTGCAGAAAGGAATCAAATAACTTCATATCATTCATTTTGAAGATAAATTCAGTCAAATCAACAGCATGGTTAATGGCATCACTAAGTTTTTGCAGCTCTGCAAGCAGTGTGTCACGAGCATTTAATAATGCCTTAACAAGCATGACCTATTTCAGATCAGTAGAAGCCTCTTGATCCAGTGCCTGGTCAACCACGTAGTCAAACTATTAGTGCATTAATTTTGATTATCAAGAATAACAAGAAGCTGCATTAAAGCAATACAAAATTTCCCTTATTACCCACAGAACCCACAAGAAAAAGTTCCATTAAATCCATACCATTTAAATTAAGAATTGGAAATGGATATATTAAACTCTTACAGCTTAAATAATCAAGCCTCATGAAATTCATACATTCTACTAACCATAACCCACAATTTCCACCAAACTAATGAATAGACTAGATCCACAATAAGGTAATAAACTTTGTTCTCATGCACACACCTTGCACACTAGATTCTGAGATTATATTACACCCATAGAACATTTATCCATGCCACATTCCAGTAGTGACACCAAAAATCTATTGAATGTAATGCCACAATCAAGCAAAAATCTCTGTAGTtattagagcttatttagagtaatgttcagaacatttttgttgtttttagcctaaagcgatagaaattcctttgtgaaataggttaatgtctgaacgttattattctaataaaatacatctttgcattcctttttgagccaatattctttcattctttttgaataattatttctcattatttcattcttttggattttcttccacatcattcattcattcataatcatattgtataaataattattcacaaatttatacattcttttttatattctttggtacttattatgagtcctcagatatcaatgacatgaatgaaACTGCTGCAAACTCAGATTTTCCACTTGAGCAAGGCATGTGTTTAGACGGATCTAATGACTCTGGAAATGACATAGATCGTAGATTATCTCCAAAATTTGGATGTTCCTTCTTAATCAGGATAAAATCCCACAGAACTTGAAGAAATGGAAGCTCGAcctcaaatgggcaaagctatacTGACTCaatgagaaaggcattgccccgacaAAGAATTGTATCGTTCGCACTgcaaatttctgacatcgtgctgttTTGTATGTTTCATTATAAGAATCGAGGCATAcactggtatgatcatacaaagacatctttgaactctagaggtaactcaacaaggtcttgcttcgtcTCTGTGGTCAGGTCAATTCTAGTCTTCACGGATCTAATCATTGTtctaaacttttaaaattgaaatgcAATAACTACCCTTAACCATAGCTTTCCCATTTGTGCTTCTGCTTGATTGTGGCATTACATTCAATAGATTTTTGGTGTCACTACTGGAATGTGGCTTGGATAAATGTTCTATGGCTGCAACATAATCTCAGAATCTAGTGTGCAAGGTGTGTGCATGAGAACAAAGTTTATTACCTTATTG
Protein-coding sequences here:
- the LOC107941359 gene encoding uncharacterized protein translates to MVYSKVDMPHRYINGSFDESSHQIVHKRGSSLWKLTDDPAQMAAMRAELHRQSIAQMRMNNRSIQDMHIFRDPSGIPIVIIEHVMNAPQHTSSDNLYMRNLDIIDSITTSTVPSSEAVKKLSSASAAQSGRDLKIVIFVHGF